One Deltaproteobacteria bacterium DNA segment encodes these proteins:
- a CDS encoding citrate synthase, with amino-acid sequence SKIGLIDGNAGKLYYRGYPIEQLAEHSDFEEVSYLLLKGHLPTRAELDAFKAQLRNHRRLKFRIIELLKKLPDQGHPMDALVATVSAIGMYYPQTIVEDPEQRWGAAIRLMCKVPTIVAAYHRIRNGDEPLLPRDDLDHASNFLYMLTEKEPDPLVAKVMDVCLILHAEHGMNASTFAARVTGSTLADPYSVISSAVGTLAGPLHGGANEDVLGMLKSIPGGVEGVRAWAEEGVREKRKFAGFGHRVYKVKDPRAKILQRLAVQLFDKFGATPLYDVACELEKVLAEHLGPKGVYPNVDFYSGIVYEKMGIPADLMTPIFAVARTVGWLAHWLEQIENNRIFRPSQIYIGERDLTYVPIDQRG; translated from the coding sequence GTCCAAGATCGGTCTCATCGATGGCAACGCCGGCAAGCTGTACTACCGGGGCTATCCGATCGAGCAGCTCGCTGAGCATTCGGATTTCGAAGAGGTGTCGTACCTGCTGCTCAAGGGGCACTTGCCGACGCGGGCGGAACTCGACGCCTTCAAAGCGCAGCTCCGCAATCACCGGCGGCTCAAGTTCCGCATCATCGAACTCCTCAAGAAGCTCCCCGATCAGGGGCACCCGATGGACGCGCTGGTCGCGACCGTGTCCGCGATCGGCATGTACTACCCGCAGACGATCGTCGAGGATCCCGAGCAGCGCTGGGGCGCCGCCATCCGGCTGATGTGCAAGGTGCCGACCATCGTCGCGGCGTACCACCGCATTCGCAACGGCGACGAGCCGCTGCTGCCGCGCGACGACCTCGATCATGCGTCGAACTTCCTGTACATGCTCACCGAGAAGGAGCCGGATCCGCTCGTCGCCAAGGTGATGGACGTCTGCCTGATCCTGCACGCGGAACACGGGATGAACGCGTCGACATTCGCCGCGCGCGTCACGGGGTCGACGTTGGCCGACCCGTATTCGGTCATCTCGTCGGCGGTCGGCACGCTGGCTGGACCGCTGCACGGCGGCGCCAACGAGGACGTACTCGGCATGCTCAAGTCGATCCCCGGCGGGGTCGAGGGCGTTCGGGCGTGGGCCGAGGAGGGCGTGCGCGAAAAGCGCAAGTTCGCCGGCTTCGGCCACCGCGTCTACAAGGTCAAGGATCCGCGGGCCAAGATCCTCCAGCGGCTCGCCGTCCAACTGTTCGACAAGTTCGGCGCGACGCCGCTGTACGACGTGGCGTGCGAACTCGAGAAGGTGCTCGCGGAGCACCTCGGGCCCAAGGGCGTCTATCCCAACGTCGACTTCTACAGCGGGATCGTCTACGAAAAGATGGGGATCCCGGCCGACCTGATGACGCCGATCTTTGCGGTCGCGCGCACCGTCGGCTGGCTCGCGCACTGGC